The following are from one region of the Achromobacter xylosoxidans genome:
- a CDS encoding ABC transporter ATP-binding protein — MSNNDRDQRIGDVMLDMQNISLSFGGVKALTDISFNVREHEIRAIIGPNGAGKSSMLNVINGVYTPQQGGIEFRGERFSRMNPRRAAEMGIARTFQNLALFKGMSVLDNIMTGRNLRMKCGLLAQAFRLGPAEREEIKHREFVENIVDFLEIQAYRKTPVGRLPYGLQKRVDLGRALAMEPRLLLLDEPMAGMNIEEKQDMSRFILDVNDEFGTTIVLIEHDMGVVMDISDRVVVLDYGKKIGDGKPDEVRANEDVIRAYLGVGGEAAVAKDAPAQEGAPSPNPPPKGEGESKPATLN; from the coding sequence ATGAGCAACAACGACCGCGACCAGCGTATCGGCGACGTCATGCTGGACATGCAGAACATCTCGCTGTCCTTCGGCGGCGTGAAGGCGCTGACGGACATATCCTTCAACGTGCGCGAACACGAGATCCGCGCCATCATCGGCCCCAACGGCGCCGGCAAGAGCTCGATGCTCAACGTCATCAACGGCGTCTACACGCCGCAGCAGGGCGGCATCGAATTCCGCGGCGAACGCTTCTCGCGCATGAATCCGCGCCGCGCCGCTGAAATGGGCATCGCGCGCACGTTCCAGAACCTGGCCCTGTTCAAGGGCATGAGCGTGCTGGACAACATCATGACCGGCCGCAACCTGCGCATGAAGTGCGGGCTGCTGGCCCAGGCCTTCCGCCTGGGGCCGGCCGAGCGCGAAGAGATCAAGCACCGCGAATTCGTCGAGAACATCGTCGACTTCCTGGAAATCCAGGCCTACCGCAAGACGCCCGTGGGCCGCCTGCCCTACGGCCTGCAAAAGCGCGTGGACCTGGGCCGCGCGCTGGCGATGGAGCCGCGCCTGCTGTTGCTGGACGAGCCCATGGCCGGCATGAACATCGAAGAGAAGCAGGACATGAGCCGCTTCATCCTGGATGTGAACGACGAGTTCGGCACCACCATCGTGCTGATCGAGCACGACATGGGCGTGGTCATGGATATCTCGGACCGCGTCGTGGTGCTGGACTACGGCAAGAAGATCGGCGACGGCAAGCCGGACGAGGTCCGTGCCAACGAAGACGTCATCCGAGCTTACCTTGGCGTCGGCGGCGAAGCCGCCGTCGCCAAGGACGCGCCTGCGCAGGAGGGAGCCCCCTCCCCTAACCCTCCCCCCAAGGGGGAGGGAGAAAGCAAGCCGGCAACGCTGAACTAG
- a CDS encoding branched-chain amino acid ABC transporter permease, whose protein sequence is MGFFLETLLGGLMSGMLYALIGLGFVLIFKASGVFNFAQGAMVLVAALSMARFSEWLPRWFGFDNMILANVLAFIVSAIVMFLLAVAIERFVLRHLVNQEATTLLMATLGISYFLDGLGQITFGSSVYSINVGMPKDPLMILDSVFEGGLLINLEDLTAAVIAALLVAALALFFQYTSTGRALRAVADDHQAAQSIGIPLNRIWVIVWSVAGLVALVAGIIWGSKFGVQFTLSTAALRALPVVILGGLTSVPGAILGGLIIGVGEKLSEVYLGSLVGGGIEIWFAYVLALVFLLFRPQGLFGEKIIDRV, encoded by the coding sequence ATGGGATTTTTTCTAGAGACCTTACTCGGCGGCCTGATGAGCGGCATGCTGTATGCCCTGATCGGCCTGGGCTTCGTGCTGATCTTCAAGGCTTCGGGCGTCTTCAACTTCGCGCAGGGCGCGATGGTGCTGGTCGCCGCGCTGTCCATGGCCCGCTTCTCGGAGTGGCTGCCGCGCTGGTTCGGCTTTGACAACATGATCCTGGCCAACGTGCTGGCATTCATCGTCAGCGCCATCGTGATGTTCCTGCTGGCGGTCGCCATCGAACGCTTCGTGCTGCGCCACCTGGTCAACCAGGAAGCCACCACCCTGCTGATGGCCACGCTGGGCATCAGCTACTTCCTGGATGGCCTGGGCCAGATCACTTTCGGCAGCTCGGTGTATTCCATCAACGTCGGCATGCCCAAGGATCCGCTGATGATCCTGGACTCGGTCTTCGAGGGCGGATTGCTGATCAACCTGGAAGACCTTACCGCAGCGGTGATTGCCGCCCTGCTGGTGGCCGCGCTGGCGCTGTTCTTCCAGTACACCTCGACCGGCCGCGCCCTGCGCGCGGTCGCCGACGATCACCAGGCCGCGCAGTCCATCGGCATTCCGTTGAACCGCATCTGGGTGATCGTCTGGAGCGTGGCCGGGCTGGTCGCGCTGGTGGCCGGGATCATCTGGGGCTCGAAGTTCGGCGTGCAGTTCACGCTGTCCACCGCGGCGCTGCGGGCCCTGCCGGTGGTGATCCTGGGCGGCCTGACCTCGGTGCCGGGCGCCATCCTGGGCGGCCTGATCATCGGCGTGGGCGAAAAGCTGTCCGAGGTCTATTTGGGGTCGCTGGTGGGCGGCGGTATCGAAATCTGGTTCGCCTATGTGCTGGCGCTGGTGTTCCTGCTGTTCCGTCCGCAAGGGCTGTTCGGCGAGAAGATCATCGACCGTGTCTGA